In Geminocystis sp. NIES-3708, a single window of DNA contains:
- the hemH gene encoding ferrochelatase produces the protein MGRTGVLLLNLGGPEKLEDVRPFLYNLFSDPEIIRLPFPWLQKPLAWLISTLRSKKSEANYLEIGGGSPLLQITEAQAQALQSKLSEQGKDIQVYVGMRYWHPFTEEAIEKIKQDNIETLVILPLYPQFSISTSGSSFRVIEEMWKTDPHLQNVEYTLIPSWHNHQGYLKAMADLIKQELQQFENPDEVHIFFSAHGVPKSYVMEAGDPYQVEIEECTDLIMKTLNTKNPYTLAYQSKVGPVEWLKPYTEDALNELGEQNIKNLLVVPISFVSEHIETLQEIDLEYREVAEEAGITNFKRVPALNTDPMFIEALSSLTTEALNKKPLLFNEVTHPKKNMKMYPQEKWEWGLTSAAEVWNGRLAMLGFLALMIEIISGHGPLHFVGIL, from the coding sequence ATGGGTCGTACAGGAGTATTGTTATTAAATTTAGGTGGTCCAGAAAAATTAGAGGATGTACGTCCTTTTCTATATAATTTATTTTCAGATCCCGAAATTATTCGTTTACCTTTTCCTTGGTTACAAAAACCCCTTGCTTGGTTAATTTCTACTCTTCGCAGTAAAAAATCTGAGGCTAATTATCTGGAAATTGGTGGTGGATCACCATTACTACAAATTACTGAAGCACAAGCACAAGCTTTACAATCTAAATTGTCTGAACAAGGGAAAGATATTCAAGTTTATGTTGGTATGCGTTATTGGCATCCTTTCACTGAAGAAGCGATCGAAAAAATTAAACAAGATAATATTGAAACGTTAGTTATATTACCTTTATATCCTCAATTTTCTATTAGTACCAGTGGATCGAGTTTTAGAGTTATAGAAGAAATGTGGAAAACAGATCCCCATCTCCAAAATGTTGAATATACCCTAATACCTTCATGGCATAATCATCAAGGTTATTTAAAGGCAATGGCAGATTTAATTAAACAGGAATTACAACAATTTGAAAATCCTGATGAAGTACATATTTTCTTCAGTGCTCATGGTGTTCCCAAAAGTTATGTAATGGAAGCAGGAGATCCTTATCAAGTAGAAATTGAAGAGTGTACTGACTTGATTATGAAAACCCTTAACACTAAAAATCCTTATACCCTAGCCTATCAAAGTAAAGTAGGTCCTGTGGAATGGTTAAAACCCTATACAGAAGATGCACTAAATGAATTAGGGGAACAAAATATCAAAAACTTATTAGTAGTACCAATTAGTTTTGTTTCTGAACATATTGAAACCCTCCAAGAAATTGATTTGGAATATAGGGAAGTTGCAGAAGAAGCAGGAATAACTAATTTTAAACGTGTACCAGCGTTGAATACTGATCCTATGTTTATCGAAGCCTTGAGTAGTTTAACCACTGAAGCCTTAAACAAAAAACCTTTGCTATTTAATGAAGTCACCCATCCAAAGAAAAATATGAAGATGTATCCCCAAGAAAAATGGGAATGGGGATTAACCAGTGCCGCCGAGGTATGGAACGGAAGATTAGCGATGCTTGGGTTTTTAGCTTTGATGATTGAAATAATCAGTGGTCATGGTCCTTTACATTTTGTAGGGATATTGTAA
- a CDS encoding TRAP transporter large permease subunit has product MYDWLGLLMFAGALLFLSLGYPVAFSLGGVALIFALIGSILGIFDPIFFSAMPSRIFGIMSNYTLLAIPYFIFLGSMLEITGIAEKLLETIGILFGRIRGGLALAVVVVGALLAATTGVVAATVVAMGLISLPIMLRYGYNKELATGVIAASGTLGQIIPPSVVLVVLADQLGAPVGSLFIGSLIPGLLMAGAFALHVLIVAWIRPDTAPALPPEVRNIGGKALWVRVYQAMIPPILLIILVLGSIFFGVATPTEAGAIGSLGAMILAYFNQNLTWNALKKACDSTMRISSMVIFILLGSTAFSLVFRGIGGDHFMEQLLVNLPGGKWGFLAINMLVIFILGFFIDFFEIAFIVIPIFAPAAKALGIDLLWYGVILGTNLQTSFLTPPFGFALFYLRGVAPPEIKTIDIYKGVIPFILLQLFVLLLIITFPPLVTFLPSLNQGIN; this is encoded by the coding sequence ATGTATGATTGGTTAGGCTTATTAATGTTTGCAGGAGCGTTACTATTTTTATCATTAGGTTATCCTGTTGCTTTTTCCTTGGGGGGAGTCGCATTAATTTTCGCTTTAATAGGTTCAATTTTAGGGATTTTTGACCCTATTTTTTTTAGTGCTATGCCCTCCCGAATTTTTGGGATTATGTCTAACTATACCCTTTTAGCTATTCCTTATTTTATCTTTTTGGGGTCAATGTTAGAAATTACGGGTATCGCCGAGAAATTATTGGAAACGATAGGTATTTTATTCGGCAGAATCAGAGGTGGATTAGCTTTAGCCGTGGTTGTAGTTGGAGCATTATTAGCGGCAACGACAGGAGTGGTGGCGGCAACGGTGGTGGCAATGGGGTTAATTTCTTTACCCATTATGCTTCGTTATGGTTATAACAAGGAATTAGCTACGGGAGTAATTGCCGCTAGTGGCACATTGGGGCAAATTATTCCTCCTAGCGTAGTTTTAGTAGTTTTAGCTGATCAATTAGGAGCCCCTGTTGGAAGTTTATTTATCGGCTCACTTATCCCCGGATTATTGATGGCAGGAGCTTTTGCTCTTCATGTTTTGATTGTAGCATGGATTCGTCCTGATACAGCACCAGCTTTACCTCCCGAAGTTAGAAATATTGGTGGTAAAGCTTTATGGGTAAGGGTTTATCAGGCTATGATTCCTCCTATTTTGTTAATTATTTTAGTTTTGGGAAGTATCTTTTTTGGTGTTGCCACCCCCACCGAAGCAGGTGCAATTGGCTCATTAGGAGCAATGATTTTGGCTTATTTTAATCAAAATTTAACTTGGAATGCTTTAAAAAAAGCCTGTGATTCCACCATGAGAATTTCTTCCATGGTGATCTTTATCTTACTAGGTTCAACGGCTTTTAGTTTAGTTTTTCGTGGTATTGGTGGCGATCATTTTATGGAACAATTATTGGTTAATTTACCCGGTGGAAAATGGGGCTTTTTAGCTATTAATATGTTAGTCATTTTCATCTTGGGATTTTTTATTGACTTCTTTGAAATTGCTTTTATTGTAATTCCTATTTTTGCTCCAGCCGCTAAAGCTTTAGGCATTGATTTACTTTGGTATGGAGTTATTTTAGGCACTAATTTACAAACTTCATTTTTAACGCCTCCTTTTGGCTTTGCATTGTTTTATTTACGAGGAGTTGCACCGCCTGAAATTAAAACTATTGATATTTATAAAGGAGTAATTCCATTTATTTTATTACAATTATTTGTGTTATTATTAATTATAACTTTTCCACCTTTAGTAACTTTTTTACCATCTTTAAATCAAGGAATTAATTAA
- the thiS gene encoding sulfur carrier protein ThiS, translating into MIQDNITIIVNGEPYTCANDLSLPLLLPSLGFNPRLIALEYNGDILHRQYWDTTIVKNGDRLEVVTIVGGG; encoded by the coding sequence ATGATTCAAGATAATATTACTATTATTGTCAACGGTGAGCCTTACACTTGTGCTAACGATCTCTCTTTACCTTTATTATTACCCTCCCTTGGTTTTAATCCTCGTTTAATTGCTTTGGAATATAACGGCGATATTCTTCATCGACAATATTGGGATACTACTATTGTTAAGAATGGCGATCGCCTTGAAGTTGTTACTATTGTCGGTGGGGGATAA
- a CDS encoding PhoH family protein, giving the protein MTEDSQTISLPNIASAIALAGSQEENLKYIARHTGANLVLRGQDLVIHGKPKPVQRSIDVIYCLKPYWGEAKPLTQPDIMTAFQALDTGKTEEYQNIQKEVFAKTRNGELIRAKTFRQRQYIKAIQQHDITFGIGPAGTGKTFLAAVLAVQALLKDECDRLILTRPAVEAGERLGFLPGDLQQKVNPFLRPLYDALYEFIDPMKIPELMEKGKIEVAPLAYMRGRTLSNAYVIVDEAQNTTPAQLKMVLTRLGFGSKMIVTGDITQTDLPSHQQSGLVVATKILRNVEGIGFCYLTQADVVRHPLVQKIVAAYEANSN; this is encoded by the coding sequence ATGACTGAAGATTCTCAAACTATTTCCTTACCTAATATTGCTAGTGCCATTGCCTTAGCTGGTAGTCAAGAAGAAAATTTAAAATATATTGCTCGTCATACTGGGGCAAATCTAGTATTACGAGGTCAAGACTTAGTTATTCATGGTAAACCAAAACCAGTACAAAGAAGTATTGACGTTATTTATTGTCTTAAGCCTTATTGGGGTGAAGCTAAACCTTTAACTCAGCCTGATATTATGACAGCATTTCAGGCTTTAGATACTGGTAAAACAGAGGAATATCAAAATATTCAAAAAGAAGTATTCGCCAAAACTCGCAACGGTGAGTTAATTCGGGCAAAAACTTTTCGTCAACGACAATACATCAAGGCTATTCAACAACATGATATTACCTTCGGTATCGGTCCTGCTGGTACTGGTAAAACTTTTTTAGCCGCAGTATTAGCAGTACAAGCCTTATTAAAAGATGAATGCGATCGCCTAATTTTAACACGTCCTGCGGTGGAAGCGGGAGAAAGACTAGGATTTTTACCCGGAGACTTACAACAAAAAGTTAATCCTTTTTTACGCCCTCTTTATGATGCGTTATATGAGTTTATTGATCCAATGAAAATTCCTGAATTAATGGAAAAAGGAAAAATAGAAGTTGCACCATTAGCATACATGAGGGGACGAACTTTAAGTAATGCTTATGTCATTGTTGATGAAGCACAAAATACAACTCCAGCACAATTAAAAATGGTATTAACTCGTTTGGGTTTTGGTTCAAAAATGATTGTTACAGGGGATATTACCCAAACTGATTTACCATCTCATCAGCAATCGGGATTAGTAGTAGCTACAAAAATTCTTAGAAATGTAGAAGGTATTGGTTTTTGTTACCTAACTCAAGCAGACGTAGTTAGACATCCTCTTGTGCAAAAAATTGTCGCCGCTTATGAAGCTAATAGTAATTAA
- the ppsA gene encoding phosphoenolpyruvate synthase — protein sequence MVNASTERINVTTKQEKFVLWFEEVGIEDVPMVGGKNASLGEMIQQLTAKGVNVPTGFATTAYAYRYFVKKAGLEVQLRKIFANLDVEDLPNLQAVGRQARALVLNTPFPKELDLAISEAYFTLCERYGNNPNLCTTDDEEEMMRLRSFSYDIDVAVRSSATAEDLPDASFAGQQETYLNVHGVKQVLESCHKCFASIFTDRAISYRTVKNFDHFEVALSVGVQKMVRSDLASSGVMFSIDTETGFKDAAFVTSAYGLGENVVQGAVNPDEFFVFKPTLKQGFKPILNKRLGSKEIKMVYDLGGGKQVKNVPVSESERLQYSITDEEALTLAKWACIIEDHYSEKRGQYSPMDIEWAKDGQTSQLFIVQARPETVQSQKSGSILRDYKLKATSEILITGRAVGEMIGQGLARVILDVHKIGEFKAGEVLVTNKTDPDWEPIMKKASAIVTNQGGRTCHAAIIAREMGIPAIVGCGNATGILKTGQDITVSCSEGEEGRVYSGLLPFDIIETQLDNLPKTSTKILMNVGNPEEAFKLALIPCDGVGLARLEFIIANHIKAHPLALMKYDELTDESVKKEIAQLTLGYENKSDFFVDKVAQGVGTIAAAFYPNPVVVRMSDFKSNEYANLLGGADFEPKEENPMIGWRGASRYYDEKYRDAYGLECKALKRVRDDMGLINVIPMIPFCRTPYEGRRVLAEMEKHGLKRGENGLQVYVMCEIPSNVILADQFSEIFDGFSIGSNDLTQLTLGLDRDSSLVAHIFDERNDAVKDMVRMVIEKAKRNNRKIGICGQAPSDYPEFARFLVELGIDSMSLNPDSLLKTLLDIAKLEERLDANK from the coding sequence ATGGTAAATGCCTCCACAGAAAGAATTAACGTTACAACCAAACAAGAAAAATTCGTCTTGTGGTTTGAAGAAGTAGGTATCGAAGATGTGCCAATGGTAGGAGGAAAAAATGCCTCCCTAGGGGAAATGATCCAACAATTGACCGCAAAAGGTGTTAATGTTCCCACAGGATTCGCTACTACTGCTTATGCTTATCGTTACTTTGTAAAAAAAGCAGGATTAGAAGTCCAATTACGCAAAATTTTCGCCAATTTAGACGTGGAAGATTTGCCCAATTTACAAGCTGTTGGACGACAGGCTAGAGCGTTGGTGTTAAATACTCCTTTCCCCAAAGAGTTAGATTTAGCTATTTCTGAGGCTTATTTTACACTTTGTGAACGCTATGGTAATAATCCTAATCTCTGCACTACGGATGATGAAGAAGAAATGATGCGTTTGCGTAGTTTCTCTTATGATATAGATGTAGCTGTAAGATCATCAGCAACGGCGGAAGACTTACCTGATGCTAGTTTTGCAGGGCAACAAGAAACCTACTTAAACGTTCACGGAGTAAAACAAGTTCTTGAATCTTGCCATAAATGTTTCGCTTCCATTTTTACAGATAGAGCTATATCATATCGTACTGTCAAGAATTTTGATCATTTTGAAGTCGCCTTATCGGTGGGTGTACAAAAAATGGTACGATCGGACTTAGCCTCATCAGGGGTTATGTTTAGTATCGACACAGAAACAGGCTTTAAAGATGCCGCCTTCGTGACTTCCGCTTATGGTTTAGGGGAAAACGTGGTACAAGGTGCCGTCAACCCCGATGAATTTTTCGTCTTCAAACCAACTCTAAAACAAGGCTTCAAACCCATTTTGAATAAACGTCTTGGCTCTAAAGAAATTAAAATGGTGTATGATTTAGGGGGTGGTAAACAAGTTAAAAACGTTCCTGTGTCAGAATCTGAGCGTTTACAATATTCCATCACCGATGAAGAAGCCTTAACCCTCGCCAAATGGGCTTGTATTATTGAAGATCATTACAGCGAAAAAAGGGGTCAATATAGCCCTATGGATATTGAATGGGCGAAAGATGGTCAAACAAGTCAATTATTCATTGTACAAGCCCGTCCAGAAACCGTACAATCGCAAAAATCAGGTAGTATCCTCCGTGACTATAAACTAAAAGCTACAAGTGAAATACTTATTACGGGTCGTGCTGTCGGTGAAATGATCGGTCAAGGTTTAGCCCGTGTTATCCTTGATGTACATAAAATTGGTGAGTTTAAAGCAGGTGAAGTGCTTGTAACTAACAAAACCGATCCCGACTGGGAACCTATCATGAAAAAAGCTAGTGCCATCGTCACTAACCAAGGGGGACGCACCTGTCATGCGGCGATTATTGCCCGTGAAATGGGTATTCCTGCGATCGTCGGTTGCGGTAACGCTACAGGTATCCTCAAAACTGGTCAAGATATTACCGTGTCTTGTTCTGAAGGAGAAGAAGGACGAGTGTATTCTGGATTACTACCCTTTGACATCATAGAAACTCAACTGGACAATTTACCCAAAACTAGCACCAAAATCTTGATGAATGTGGGTAATCCCGAAGAAGCCTTCAAATTAGCGTTAATTCCTTGCGATGGTGTTGGTTTAGCCCGTTTAGAGTTCATTATCGCTAATCATATCAAAGCACATCCTTTAGCATTGATGAAATATGATGAATTAACCGATGAATCCGTCAAGAAAGAGATTGCACAGTTAACTCTAGGTTACGAAAACAAATCCGATTTCTTCGTAGATAAAGTCGCTCAGGGTGTAGGTACGATCGCAGCCGCCTTCTATCCCAATCCAGTAGTAGTAAGGATGTCTGACTTCAAATCCAATGAGTATGCTAATCTTTTAGGGGGAGCAGATTTTGAACCTAAAGAAGAAAACCCCATGATTGGTTGGCGTGGTGCATCTCGTTACTATGATGAAAAATATCGTGATGCTTACGGTTTAGAATGTAAAGCCTTAAAACGTGTCCGTGATGACATGGGCTTAATTAACGTAATTCCGATGATTCCTTTCTGTCGCACTCCCTATGAAGGTCGCCGAGTATTAGCAGAGATGGAAAAACACGGTTTAAAACGGGGTGAAAATGGCTTACAAGTTTATGTAATGTGCGAAATTCCCAGTAACGTTATTTTAGCGGATCAATTTAGCGAAATCTTTGACGGTTTTTCTATTGGTTCAAATGATCTTACTCAACTAACTTTAGGACTTGATCGAGATTCCTCATTAGTAGCACACATTTTTGATGAACGCAACGATGCCGTTAAAGATATGGTACGCATGGTAATTGAGAAAGCGAAACGCAATAACCGCAAAATCGGTATTTGTGGACAAGCACCGAGTGATTACCCTGAATTTGCCCGTTTCTTAGTAGAATTAGGTATTGATTCCATGAGTTTAAACCCTGATTCTTTACTGAAAACCTTGCTTGATATTGCGAAACTAGAAGAAAGATTAGACGCAAATAAATAG
- a CDS encoding energy-coupling factor ABC transporter ATP-binding protein, protein MKAIDINNLYFQYNNYNLFDNLSLTIEPQTKVGLIGANGGGKTTLFLSICGILTPKLGEIKLFDKVVKPNNFYPEIGLVFQNPDDQLFCPRVKDDIIFGAENLGLSSDEIDLRMAEVFKTTGVEHLQNRIPHQLSGGEKCMVAIASVLIMNPKIILYDEPSANLDLKARRRLINFLRSSSQTIIISSHDLELILEVCERVIVLNQGKIVADGNPIDVMSNADLMLENNLEIPPSLKN, encoded by the coding sequence ATGAAAGCAATTGATATTAATAATTTGTATTTTCAATACAATAACTATAATTTATTTGATAACTTATCTTTAACTATTGAACCTCAAACAAAAGTAGGCTTAATTGGGGCGAATGGTGGTGGTAAAACTACTCTTTTTTTATCCATCTGTGGGATTTTAACACCCAAACTAGGAGAAATTAAGTTATTTGATAAAGTAGTAAAGCCTAACAATTTTTATCCTGAAATTGGCTTAGTATTTCAAAATCCTGATGATCAATTATTTTGTCCTAGAGTGAAAGATGATATTATTTTTGGAGCTGAAAATTTAGGCTTATCTTCCGACGAAATTGATTTAAGAATGGCAGAAGTTTTTAAAACAACTGGAGTTGAACATCTACAAAATCGAATCCCTCATCAATTATCAGGAGGGGAAAAATGTATGGTAGCGATTGCATCAGTTTTAATCATGAATCCGAAAATTATTCTTTATGATGAACCTAGTGCTAATTTAGATTTAAAAGCAAGAAGAAGACTAATTAATTTTTTACGATCTTCCTCTCAAACTATTATAATTTCTTCCCATGATTTAGAGTTAATTTTAGAAGTTTGTGAGCGAGTAATTGTTTTAAACCAAGGCAAAATAGTCGCCGATGGTAATCCTATAGATGTGATGAGTAATGCTGATTTAATGTTAGAAAATAATTTAGAAATTCCACCTTCTTTAAAGAATTGA
- the pipX gene encoding transcriptional coactivator PipX, with the protein MSTEIYINHPNFGLLYRLCIIEKNEELFTTLYAQRLFFKVVIQATETIFEPLSRTEARILVEAKLRRLRGNGEWDIYKQVNELYQHTFQ; encoded by the coding sequence ATGAGTACAGAAATATATATCAATCACCCAAATTTTGGTCTTCTCTATCGTTTGTGCATTATCGAAAAAAATGAGGAGTTATTTACAACATTATATGCTCAACGTCTTTTTTTTAAAGTCGTCATTCAAGCTACAGAGACCATTTTTGAGCCTTTAAGTCGTACAGAGGCACGTATCTTAGTAGAAGCAAAATTACGTCGTCTTAGAGGTAACGGGGAATGGGATATTTATAAACAAGTCAATGAACTTTATCAACATACTTTTCAATGA
- a CDS encoding YggS family pyridoxal phosphate-dependent enzyme, whose product MSNPIINNLRQIQETIPSNVCLIAVTKTVSVEVIQTVYEAGVKNFAENKLQEAIDKQEKLKHCRDICWHFIGHLQTNKAKKAVESFEWIHSVDSLKLAQKLDFHAQQALENGVIGKLPQVCLQIKFLPDENKYGWSVDEFYQDLSELLNLKNLHFRGLMTILPTGLSSEEILSAFQGVANVASNLRKNQYFPPDFDQLSMGMSGDYSLAIEAGATMIRLGTIIFGDRK is encoded by the coding sequence ATGAGTAATCCTATCATTAACAATTTACGCCAAATTCAAGAGACAATTCCTTCTAATGTCTGTTTAATTGCAGTGACAAAAACCGTTTCGGTAGAAGTTATACAGACAGTTTATGAAGCTGGGGTGAAGAATTTTGCAGAAAACAAACTACAAGAGGCTATTGATAAACAAGAAAAATTAAAACATTGTAGAGATATTTGTTGGCATTTTATTGGTCATTTGCAAACAAATAAAGCGAAAAAAGCAGTAGAATCTTTTGAGTGGATTCACTCTGTTGATAGTTTAAAACTTGCTCAAAAATTGGATTTTCATGCTCAACAAGCATTAGAAAATGGGGTTATTGGTAAATTACCCCAAGTTTGTTTACAAATTAAATTTTTACCCGACGAAAATAAATATGGATGGAGTGTCGATGAATTTTATCAAGATCTGTCTGAGTTACTAAACTTAAAAAATCTACATTTTCGTGGTTTAATGACTATTTTGCCTACGGGTTTATCTTCAGAGGAGATTTTATCAGCTTTTCAAGGAGTAGCAAATGTCGCTTCAAATTTACGGAAAAATCAATATTTTCCACCAGATTTTGATCAATTATCTATGGGAATGTCTGGAGATTATTCTTTAGCTATTGAAGCTGGTGCAACGATGATTCGTTTAGGTACTATTATTTTTGGAGATCGCAAATAA
- the aroQ gene encoding type II 3-dehydroquinate dehydratase, whose translation MLKFSILVLNGPNLNLLGKREPTIYGNLTLENINTILEQEANNLNVVLSCFQSNHEGVLVDHIHEALNNYQGILINAGAYTHTSIAIRDALVGVAIPAVEVHLSNIYKREGFRHNSYIAPIAIGQISGFGAESYRLGLRALVNYLQSS comes from the coding sequence TTGTTAAAATTTAGTATTCTAGTATTAAACGGACCCAATTTGAATCTTTTAGGTAAAAGAGAACCCACTATATATGGAAATCTGACCCTTGAGAATATTAACACAATCTTAGAGCAAGAAGCTAATAACTTAAATGTTGTGCTATCTTGCTTTCAATCTAATCATGAAGGTGTGTTAGTTGATCATATCCACGAAGCATTAAATAATTATCAAGGAATTCTCATTAATGCTGGTGCTTACACTCATACAAGTATAGCCATCCGAGATGCTTTAGTCGGAGTAGCTATTCCTGCGGTAGAAGTACATTTGAGTAATATTTATAAGCGAGAAGGTTTTCGACACAATTCATACATAGCACCGATAGCCATTGGACAAATTAGTGGTTTTGGTGCTGAAAGTTATCGTCTAGGTTTACGGGCATTAGTTAATTATTTGCAATCTTCATAA
- a CDS encoding DedA family protein, whose translation MTEWITNTMNSLGYMGIALLMFLENLFPPIPSELIMPLAGFTVSQGKMELIPAIVAGVIGTILGAFPWYYFGKLVDESRLEKLADKYGKWIFVSATDISKANQWFNKYGNIAVFLGRLVPGIRTLISLPAGINNMNMSSFIIYSTIGTLLWVSLLTGSGYVLGDNYELVEQYIAPVSKIALLSIIFFFLIWIIRKQMKK comes from the coding sequence ATGACTGAATGGATTACCAACACAATGAATTCTTTAGGGTATATGGGAATAGCCCTATTAATGTTTTTAGAAAATTTATTTCCGCCTATTCCTTCCGAGTTGATTATGCCTTTAGCTGGTTTTACTGTGTCTCAAGGAAAAATGGAGTTAATACCCGCTATTGTTGCTGGGGTAATCGGAACGATTTTGGGAGCATTTCCTTGGTATTATTTTGGCAAACTTGTAGATGAATCCAGATTAGAAAAATTAGCAGATAAATATGGTAAATGGATTTTTGTTTCTGCTACGGATATTAGTAAAGCCAATCAATGGTTTAACAAATATGGAAATATTGCTGTTTTTTTAGGCAGATTAGTACCGGGAATACGAACTCTTATCTCTCTCCCCGCAGGAATAAATAACATGAATATGAGTTCTTTTATCATTTATTCTACCATCGGAACATTACTTTGGGTCTCACTTTTAACGGGTTCAGGTTATGTTTTAGGAGATAATTATGAATTGGTAGAACAATATATTGCCCCCGTATCTAAAATTGCTTTATTAAGTATTATATTTTTCTTTTTGATATGGATAATTAGAAAACAAATGAAAAAATAA
- the pap gene encoding polyphosphate:AMP phosphotransferase, whose amino-acid sequence MLDTLDLTISLDKETYRAKIEGLMRELRSLQNICWLEKLPIIVVLEGWAAAGKGALVKQMTNYMDPRGFIVHPTFAPSEEEKKYPFLWRFWQKIPAKGSIGIFYHSWYTHLLEDRLFERLSNGEVPIIMRDINAFERHLVEDGAVIAKYWLHLSKKELRSRLKEYEKDEFESWRVRKEDWQQAKNYDQYHDLAEEMLIYTSSGFAPWVLVEADCQRWAKVKVLTQLVSTIREALAKRKITPQTPSLPPQTALLSTEHDYLGQIDLSLTIPKEEYRIKLKQSQLELRKLQKDIFEQNIGILLLFEGWDAAGKGGAIKRITDILDPRSYEVHAFAAPTDEEHLHHYLWRFWRRLTPTGKIGIFDRSWYGRVLVERIEGFATEMEWRRAYREINEYEAQLASSNYIILKYWLHISPEEQLRRFEARKDDPFKSYKLTDEDWRNREQWNLYNVAVNQTIARTGTGQVPWTIVPGNDKYYARLYILDTLINAVKNKLASINKLN is encoded by the coding sequence ATGTTAGATACTTTAGACTTAACTATTTCTTTGGATAAAGAAACTTATCGTGCCAAAATAGAAGGCTTAATGCGAGAATTGCGATCGCTACAAAATATTTGCTGGTTAGAAAAACTACCAATTATCGTTGTTTTAGAAGGATGGGCGGCAGCAGGAAAAGGGGCTTTAGTCAAGCAAATGACTAATTATATGGATCCTCGTGGTTTTATTGTACATCCGACTTTTGCACCTTCAGAAGAGGAAAAAAAATATCCTTTTCTGTGGCGTTTTTGGCAAAAAATACCTGCTAAAGGTAGTATTGGTATTTTCTATCATAGTTGGTACACTCACTTATTAGAAGATCGATTATTTGAGCGATTATCTAATGGAGAAGTGCCAATTATCATGCGTGATATTAATGCTTTTGAAAGACATTTAGTAGAAGATGGAGCAGTAATTGCTAAATATTGGCTTCATTTAAGCAAAAAAGAATTAAGAAGTCGCCTCAAAGAATACGAAAAAGACGAATTTGAATCATGGCGAGTCAGAAAAGAAGATTGGCAACAAGCTAAAAATTATGATCAATATCATGATTTAGCGGAGGAAATGCTTATTTATACAAGTAGTGGTTTTGCCCCTTGGGTGTTAGTCGAAGCTGATTGTCAACGGTGGGCAAAAGTTAAGGTGTTAACACAATTAGTTTCTACTATTCGAGAAGCCTTAGCAAAACGTAAAATTACTCCACAAACCCCTTCTTTACCTCCTCAAACTGCTTTATTATCTACTGAGCATGATTATTTAGGGCAAATTGATTTAAGTCTTACTATTCCAAAAGAAGAGTATAGAATCAAACTTAAACAATCTCAATTAGAACTCAGAAAGTTACAAAAAGACATCTTTGAACAAAATATTGGTATTCTCCTATTATTTGAAGGTTGGGATGCGGCAGGTAAAGGTGGTGCAATTAAAAGAATTACTGATATTTTAGATCCTCGTAGCTATGAAGTCCATGCTTTTGCCGCACCTACAGATGAAGAACATTTACATCATTACCTATGGCGTTTTTGGCGACGATTAACCCCCACAGGAAAAATTGGTATTTTTGACCGTAGTTGGTATGGTAGAGTTTTAGTGGAAAGAATAGAAGGTTTTGCCACAGAAATGGAGTGGAGACGTGCTTACAGAGAAATTAATGAATATGAGGCACAATTAGCTAGTTCTAATTATATTATTCTTAAATATTGGTTACATATTAGTCCTGAAGAACAATTAAGACGTTTTGAAGCAAGAAAAGATGATCCTTTTAAAAGTTATAAATTAACCGATGAAGATTGGCGTAATCGAGAACAATGGAATTTATATAATGTTGCAGTTAATCAAACTATAGCACGAACTGGCACGGGTCAAGTTCCTTGGACTATTGTGCCGGGTAATGATAAATATTATGCAAGGCTTTATATTTTAGATACTCTCATTAATGCTGTTAAAAATAAGTTAGCATCAATAAATAAACTTAATTGA